A section of the Sedimentisphaera cyanobacteriorum genome encodes:
- a CDS encoding InlB B-repeat-containing protein translates to MSAKSLFGRSVLALIAVLLASGTVMAKRYMLYTDSTLAQAGVVTPSVSQAHYYEEGEVATIAAQPYKGYEFVCWIGDVENPDSRSTRVVMDGPRYVVASFQVAESDEAVEVGIKSLEEGGRSRSIPAPNIGFNDSISSTDYSSSVESYLAAAESPGTLSKPDVTNVSAPDYRRPSDVNPNPIIPEPATVTLLAAGAAGLAARRLRKKNSN, encoded by the coding sequence ATGAGTGCAAAAAGTTTATTTGGCCGTAGTGTCTTGGCTTTGATTGCGGTTCTGCTGGCAAGCGGAACTGTGATGGCAAAACGCTACATGCTCTACACCGACTCGACACTCGCACAGGCCGGCGTGGTAACCCCTTCAGTGAGTCAGGCTCACTACTATGAAGAAGGTGAGGTGGCTACTATCGCTGCTCAGCCCTATAAAGGCTATGAGTTTGTGTGCTGGATTGGCGATGTGGAAAACCCGGACAGCAGATCTACCAGAGTGGTTATGGATGGACCGAGGTATGTGGTAGCGTCATTTCAGGTTGCTGAATCAGACGAAGCTGTTGAGGTAGGAATTAAAAGTTTGGAAGAAGGCGGAAGGAGCCGAAGCATACCTGCTCCAAATATCGGATTTAACGATTCAATCAGCAGTACTGACTACAGCAGCAGTGTAGAAAGTTATCTCGCAGCGGCTGAAAGCCCGGGTACACTTTCAAAACCTGATGTTACTAACGTCAGCGCCCCTGATTACAGACGACCATCTGATGTGAATCCGAATCCGATCATTCCTGAGCCTGCTACCGTAACTCTGCTTGCGGCAGGAGCTGCAGGACTCGCGGCGAGAAGATTAAGAAAAAAGAATTCCAACTAA